A single window of Flavobacterium aestivum DNA harbors:
- a CDS encoding protein-disulfide reductase DsbD family protein encodes MKKTLFILLAFLAFAKGNAQVLDPAKWTTTIEKKSENNYILTFNAVIEKDWHLYSQFTPDGGPLALEIVFKDQKGNFNLVGKAKESKTTTAFNDIFGVNEIFFHDKAQIQQEITLINPKITSIQAELNYQICKEVCINLEKKFTFKIPGTEVTAVTAPTTVAPVKLDTAKVDTTNTFTVTAKESVAPIDKKTVEQPKPASQIGLWSIFFIAFFSGFAALLTPCVFPMIPMTVSFFTKQSKTKAAGIKNAIIYGVSIILIYVLLGFLVTWIFGADALNALSTNVWFNIIFFILLIVFATSFLGAFEIMLPNSWANKVDSQADRGGIIGILFMALALAIVSFSCTGPIVGTLLVDAASKGGIAPIIGMLGFSLALALPFMLFAMFPGWLNSLPKSGGWLNTVKVVLGFLELALAFKFLSNADLVLQLHLLEREVFLVIWIAIFGTLAFYLFGKITLPHDSPLMHISVGRLSLGLLVLSFTIYLIPGLWGAPLKLISAFPPPMEYSESPLGVGSSVTGNASTTVLPDGAKFGPHQIVSFDDYDKGLAYAKMVNKPIMLDFTGHACVNCRKMENNVWSDEMILPILKNEVVLISLYVDDKRELPKSEQFISKSTGAEIETIGDKWTDFMITKYNTNTQPLYVLTDLQGNNLNEKQPTISYVSVEEYEAWLKEGISKFKK; translated from the coding sequence ATGAAAAAAACACTTTTTATACTGCTTGCTTTTTTGGCTTTCGCAAAAGGGAATGCTCAGGTTCTAGATCCTGCAAAATGGACAACTACAATTGAAAAGAAATCTGAAAACAATTATATTCTAACCTTTAATGCAGTAATCGAAAAAGATTGGCATTTATATTCACAGTTTACACCAGATGGAGGACCACTGGCTCTAGAAATTGTTTTTAAAGATCAAAAAGGGAATTTTAATTTGGTAGGTAAAGCCAAAGAAAGTAAAACAACAACCGCTTTTAATGATATTTTTGGTGTAAACGAAATTTTCTTTCACGATAAAGCCCAAATTCAACAAGAAATAACCCTTATAAATCCAAAAATCACTTCTATTCAAGCCGAATTGAATTACCAGATATGTAAAGAAGTGTGTATTAATTTAGAAAAGAAATTCACGTTCAAAATACCGGGAACAGAAGTGACTGCTGTTACAGCACCAACTACGGTTGCTCCTGTTAAATTGGATACTGCCAAAGTAGATACTACAAACACTTTTACTGTTACAGCAAAAGAAAGTGTTGCACCTATTGATAAAAAGACAGTTGAGCAACCAAAACCCGCTTCGCAAATAGGATTATGGTCAATTTTCTTTATTGCTTTTTTCTCTGGATTTGCAGCCTTGTTGACACCTTGTGTATTTCCTATGATTCCTATGACAGTGAGTTTTTTTACAAAGCAGAGTAAAACCAAAGCTGCCGGAATTAAAAACGCTATTATTTATGGAGTTTCTATTATTCTAATTTATGTACTATTAGGATTTCTGGTTACTTGGATTTTTGGCGCCGATGCACTCAATGCCTTGTCAACCAATGTTTGGTTCAATATTATATTCTTTATTCTATTAATCGTATTTGCAACTTCATTTCTTGGTGCATTTGAGATTATGTTGCCTAATTCCTGGGCGAATAAAGTAGACAGTCAGGCCGATAGAGGCGGAATTATTGGGATATTATTTATGGCATTAGCGCTTGCTATTGTTTCGTTCTCTTGCACAGGACCTATAGTAGGGACACTTTTAGTAGATGCAGCTTCCAAAGGTGGAATTGCACCTATAATTGGGATGCTTGGTTTTTCATTGGCACTAGCTTTGCCTTTTATGCTTTTTGCGATGTTCCCGGGTTGGTTGAACTCTTTACCTAAATCAGGAGGATGGTTGAATACCGTAAAAGTTGTTTTAGGGTTTTTGGAATTAGCCTTGGCCTTCAAATTTTTATCTAATGCAGATTTGGTTTTACAATTGCATTTATTGGAAAGAGAAGTGTTTTTGGTAATTTGGATTGCTATTTTTGGAACATTGGCTTTTTATTTATTTGGAAAAATTACCTTGCCACACGATAGTCCATTGATGCATATTTCAGTGGGGAGATTGTCTTTAGGCTTACTTGTTTTATCATTTACCATTTATTTGATACCGGGTCTTTGGGGAGCACCACTTAAATTGATAAGTGCTTTTCCACCTCCAATGGAGTATAGTGAAAGTCCACTTGGGGTTGGTAGTTCCGTTACAGGAAATGCATCGACTACAGTTTTGCCTGATGGTGCTAAATTTGGACCACATCAAATTGTTTCTTTTGATGATTATGACAAAGGATTAGCTTATGCCAAAATGGTAAACAAACCTATAATGCTTGATTTTACAGGACATGCTTGTGTGAATTGCAGAAAAATGGAAAATAACGTTTGGTCTGATGAAATGATACTTCCAATTCTTAAAAATGAAGTAGTATTAATTTCACTGTATGTGGATGATAAAAGAGAATTACCAAAAAGTGAACAATTTATCTCTAAATCTACTGGAGCCGAAATTGAAACAATTGGTGATAAGTGGACAGATTTTATGATTACAAAATACAATACCAATACACAGCCTTTGTATGTTTTAACAGATTTACAAGGAAATAATCTTAATGAAAAACAACCTACAATAAGTTATGTGTCCGTTGAGGAATATGAAGCATGGTTAAAAGAAGGAATTTCAAAATTCAAAAAGTAA
- the tilS gene encoding tRNA lysidine(34) synthetase TilS encodes MKKSLQNHIEKEMPFLKHKKLLLAVSGGLDSMVLLHLFRELHYDIAIAHCNFQLRGVESFGDQKFIQDYAEVNAIPIFVTQFDTEAFANDYRLSTQVAARELRYNWFYELLEIENYDYILTAHHADDNLETFLINLTRGTGLEGLTGIPEQNDKIVRPLLFLSRHEIDNYAKEQDIEWREDSSNASDKYVRNKIRHHLIPILKELNPNFMTSFLKTESYLQQSLGMVEDAAIMVYQQVAREVEDQIHFDLNQLLRLPNYQSYLYQWLKEFGFTAWNDIYDLVESQSGKQVFAADFRLLKDRDSLILFPIDYSEKQEEFLINKNQTEVKIPLNMTFCKVADLSVASNRTIFVDEDQLDFPLVLRKWKTGDVFTPFGMDGKSKKVSKLFKDEKLSLIEKENTWLLCSNDQIVWVIGIRADNRFRTSNTTKNILKIELI; translated from the coding sequence ATGAAAAAATCACTCCAAAATCATATCGAAAAGGAAATGCCTTTTTTAAAGCATAAAAAGCTACTTCTTGCCGTAAGTGGTGGTCTGGATAGTATGGTTTTATTACATTTATTTAGGGAGTTGCACTATGATATTGCCATAGCTCATTGTAATTTTCAGCTTCGGGGAGTAGAAAGCTTTGGAGATCAAAAATTCATACAAGATTATGCTGAGGTTAATGCAATTCCAATTTTTGTAACCCAATTTGATACTGAGGCTTTTGCCAATGATTATAGATTATCGACTCAAGTTGCTGCGAGAGAACTAAGATACAATTGGTTTTACGAATTGTTGGAAATAGAAAATTATGATTATATCCTAACGGCACATCATGCCGATGATAATCTGGAAACGTTTCTAATTAACCTAACCAGAGGAACAGGACTTGAAGGACTGACTGGTATTCCTGAGCAAAATGATAAAATAGTTAGGCCTTTACTGTTTTTATCTCGCCATGAAATTGATAATTATGCCAAAGAGCAGGACATTGAATGGAGAGAAGACAGTAGCAATGCATCGGATAAATATGTGAGAAACAAAATTAGACATCATTTGATTCCTATTTTGAAGGAATTGAATCCTAATTTTATGACTTCATTTTTGAAAACCGAAAGTTATTTACAGCAATCGTTGGGAATGGTCGAAGATGCAGCTATTATGGTATATCAGCAAGTGGCCCGAGAGGTAGAGGATCAAATTCATTTTGATTTAAATCAATTGTTGAGATTACCCAATTATCAATCGTATTTGTACCAATGGCTAAAAGAATTTGGCTTTACCGCTTGGAATGATATTTATGATTTGGTAGAAAGTCAATCAGGAAAGCAGGTTTTTGCTGCAGATTTCCGCTTATTGAAAGACAGGGATTCCCTGATTTTGTTTCCCATAGATTATTCGGAAAAGCAGGAAGAATTTCTTATTAATAAAAACCAAACAGAAGTTAAGATTCCCTTAAATATGACTTTTTGTAAAGTAGCCGACCTTTCGGTTGCTTCAAATAGAACTATATTTGTTGATGAGGATCAATTGGATTTTCCATTGGTTTTACGCAAGTGGAAAACCGGAGATGTTTTTACGCCATTTGGGATGGATGGAAAATCAAAGAAGGTGAGCAAACTTTTTAAAGATGAAAAATTATCATTAATAGAGAAAGAAAATACCTGGCTTTTATGCTCAAACGATCAAATTGTTTGGGTAATTGGCATAAGAGCTGACAACCGATTCAGAACAAGTAACACAACAAAAAATATACTTAAAATAGAATTAATTTAG
- a CDS encoding glutathione peroxidase: MFLFNIQIQAQVKQNIYQFKVEDLYGKTFDFATLKGKKVMIVNTASKCGLTPQYKDLEALYNEYSAKGFVIIGFPANNFASQEPGTNEEIATFCKMNYGVTFPMMDKVSVKGDDMCAVYQFLTQKSKNGLQDSEVQWNFQKYLINEKGELEKVISPKTLPTDPEVVKWIKA, encoded by the coding sequence ATGTTCCTTTTTAATATCCAAATTCAAGCACAAGTGAAACAAAATATCTATCAATTCAAAGTAGAAGACTTATACGGTAAGACTTTTGATTTTGCCACACTAAAAGGTAAAAAAGTAATGATTGTCAATACCGCTTCAAAATGTGGATTGACTCCTCAATATAAAGATTTAGAGGCTTTGTATAATGAATATTCAGCCAAAGGATTTGTGATTATAGGTTTTCCAGCCAATAATTTTGCTTCACAAGAGCCTGGAACCAATGAAGAAATTGCAACTTTCTGTAAAATGAATTACGGAGTTACGTTCCCAATGATGGATAAGGTTTCAGTAAAAGGAGACGATATGTGTGCTGTTTATCAGTTCTTGACACAAAAGTCTAAAAACGGTTTACAGGATTCAGAGGTGCAATGGAATTTTCAAAAATACCTTATCAATGAAAAAGGTGAATTAGAAAAAGTAATTTCTCCAAAAACTTTACCAACAGACCCTGAAGTGGTAAAATGGATTAAAGCATAG
- a CDS encoding beta strand repeat-containing protein — protein MKKITLLLFLFISSVFYSQTNGITYQAVIFNPNSGGLSSGNDAGSPLVNKGICLQFTILDALLQTEYQETISTTTDGFGMVNLVIGTGQQSGGYVSSFGAIVWNSSQKSLKVSLDTQGSCASFEEISNQVFTAVPFALNAANSTNVTGLVSIENGGTGANTAIGAKIELGLENVDNTSDLNKPISSATQASLNLKEDAVNKSTSILLGTSDVLYPTQNAVKKYVDNIAFSAGGGSIEAEVTRATNAETTLTTNLSTEVTRATNAENSLAIDLATETTRATTAEAAKEDLANKSTNVTTDGASDTKYPSVKSVKNYVDGVASTGSAALTAEITRATNAETALNTNLSAEVTRATNAENTLTTDLAAETTRATAAEATKEALANKSTNVTTDGASDTKYPSVKSVKNYVDGAASTASAALAAEVTRATNAETTLTTNLSAEVTRATNTENTLITDLASETTRATAAEATKEALANKSTNVVTDGASDTKYPSVKSVKNYADGVASTASTALAAEVTRATNAETTLTNDLSTEVARATNAENTLTTDLASETTRATAAEATKEDLANKSTNVATDGASDTKYPSVKSVKNYVDNAISTNATPDATALVKGKIQLGGDLAGTGSTAATPVISDDAITSVKIINKAVTTNKIDDLAVGTNQLADDAINNSKISPTAGIVDTKLATIATAGKVSNSATTATAANTASAIVARDASGNFSAGAITGTSIIKSGGTSSQFLKADGSVDSNTYLTSAVTTLDGLTDAKSGGTNFSNSILIGHQTTGVLSNADRNIGIGIGALTSITSGDDNIAIGYQSLVSNTTGYQNIAIGRQSMLSNMTGASNTAVGLETLESNSTGHHNAAFGHLTMVSNSTGYQNAAFGQEALQGNDTGNKNAAMGGESLYNNSSGSFNVAVGFGSASNNTSGSNNTTIGYNSDLSSSALTNATAIGNGAVVNASNKIQLGNTSVTSVNTSASITAASYIKTGGTSSQFLKGDGSVDSNTYLTSASAASTYLPLAGGTLTGGLTGTTVTTSGNVTSSGTVSGASGSFGRLILNTATQSSASVSNYDVSGIGVLFIVPNNSWENIAGFSGGVLGQVIQIINANNDAISCCTGVVFQNDNAGGTQKIKCSSDMPLGSNQGVTLIFDGTYWRVMIPPN, from the coding sequence ATGAAAAAAATTACTTTACTTTTATTTTTATTTATTTCATCAGTGTTTTACTCCCAAACGAATGGAATAACTTATCAAGCGGTTATTTTTAACCCAAATTCAGGAGGACTTTCCAGCGGAAATGATGCAGGTTCGCCATTAGTAAACAAAGGAATTTGTTTGCAATTTACAATTTTGGATGCATTGCTTCAAACAGAATACCAGGAAACAATAAGTACAACTACAGATGGATTTGGAATGGTTAATTTGGTTATTGGAACCGGACAGCAATCCGGAGGATATGTTTCCTCATTTGGTGCAATTGTTTGGAATTCGAGTCAAAAAAGTTTGAAAGTATCCTTAGACACACAAGGATCCTGTGCTTCTTTTGAAGAAATAAGTAATCAAGTATTTACGGCAGTGCCTTTTGCATTAAACGCCGCAAATTCAACAAATGTAACAGGATTAGTATCTATTGAAAATGGAGGAACCGGTGCAAATACTGCGATAGGGGCAAAAATAGAATTAGGACTGGAAAATGTTGATAACACTAGTGATTTAAATAAACCAATTAGTTCAGCTACTCAGGCATCATTAAATCTTAAGGAAGATGCGGTCAATAAATCTACTTCAATTCTATTAGGAACGAGTGATGTTTTATATCCAACTCAAAATGCGGTAAAAAAGTACGTTGATAATATAGCTTTTTCAGCAGGAGGAGGATCAATTGAGGCTGAGGTTACCAGAGCAACCAACGCCGAAACTACGTTGACCACGAATCTAAGCACAGAAGTTACTCGCGCTACAAATGCGGAAAACTCGCTAGCAATAGATTTGGCAACCGAAACTACTCGTGCCACCACAGCAGAAGCTGCTAAAGAAGATTTGGCTAATAAAAGCACAAATGTTACTACAGATGGCGCTTCAGATACGAAATACCCAAGTGTTAAGTCGGTAAAAAACTATGTTGATGGAGTTGCTTCAACTGGATCAGCAGCCTTAACGGCAGAAATTACCAGAGCAACCAACGCCGAAACTGCTTTGAACACAAACCTAAGCGCAGAAGTTACTCGTGCCACAAATGCTGAAAACACATTAACGACAGATTTAGCAGCCGAAACTACACGCGCCACTGCTGCTGAAGCTACAAAAGAAGCTTTGGCTAATAAAAGCACAAACGTTACTACAGATGGTGCTTCAGACACGAAATATCCAAGTGTTAAGTCGGTAAAAAACTATGTTGATGGAGCTGCTTCTACGGCATCTGCAGCCTTAGCGGCAGAGGTAACCAGAGCAACCAATGCCGAGACTACTTTGACTACAAATCTAAGCGCAGAAGTTACTCGTGCCACGAATACTGAAAACACATTAATCACAGATTTAGCGTCCGAAACTACACGTGCCACCGCTGCAGAAGCTACGAAAGAAGCTTTGGCTAATAAAAGCACGAATGTTGTTACAGACGGAGCATCAGACACGAAATACCCAAGTGTAAAATCGGTAAAGAACTATGCTGATGGAGTTGCTTCTACGGCATCTACAGCCTTAGCGGCAGAGGTTACCAGAGCGACCAATGCCGAAACTACTTTGACTAATGATTTAAGCACAGAAGTTGCCCGCGCTACCAATGCTGAAAATACATTAACCACAGATTTGGCATCCGAAACTACCCGTGCTACCGCTGCAGAAGCTACGAAAGAAGATTTGGCTAATAAAAGCACAAATGTTGCCACAGATGGAGCTTCTGATACGAAATACCCAAGTGTTAAATCGGTAAAAAACTATGTGGATAATGCAATCAGCACAAACGCCACCCCAGATGCAACTGCATTAGTAAAGGGTAAAATACAGCTGGGAGGAGATTTAGCAGGAACAGGTTCAACTGCTGCTACTCCTGTGATTTCAGATGATGCAATAACTTCAGTAAAAATTATTAATAAAGCTGTTACCACTAACAAAATTGATGATTTAGCAGTAGGGACAAATCAACTGGCAGATGATGCAATAAATAATAGTAAAATTTCTCCGACTGCGGGCATTGTAGACACTAAGCTAGCTACGATAGCAACAGCAGGAAAGGTGTCTAACTCGGCTACTACTGCCACAGCTGCGAACACCGCAAGTGCAATTGTCGCAAGAGATGCTTCTGGTAATTTTTCTGCTGGAGCAATCACTGGAACATCAATTATTAAATCTGGTGGTACATCTTCTCAATTTTTAAAAGCAGACGGAAGCGTTGATTCAAATACTTACTTAACAAGTGCAGTTACAACTTTAGATGGGCTTACCGATGCTAAAAGTGGGGGTACTAACTTTTCAAACAGTATATTGATTGGTCACCAAACTACCGGGGTATTAAGTAATGCAGACAGAAATATAGGTATAGGTATAGGGGCGTTAACTTCTATTACATCAGGAGATGATAATATAGCTATTGGTTATCAGTCATTAGTGAGCAATACAACAGGGTATCAAAATATTGCTATTGGTAGACAGTCGATGTTAAGTAATATGACTGGTGCAAGCAATACGGCTGTTGGTCTAGAAACATTAGAGTCAAATTCTACAGGTCACCACAATGCTGCATTTGGTCATCTAACCATGGTAAGTAATAGTACAGGTTATCAAAATGCTGCATTTGGACAGGAAGCTTTGCAAGGTAATGATACAGGAAATAAAAATGCTGCAATGGGTGGGGAGTCTTTGTACAACAATAGTTCAGGTAGTTTTAATGTGGCTGTAGGGTTCGGTTCAGCAAGTAATAACACTTCAGGAAGTAATAATACTACAATTGGGTATAATTCTGATTTATCTTCCAGTGCTTTGACCAATGCCACAGCTATTGGTAACGGAGCGGTTGTTAATGCAAGCAATAAAATTCAGTTGGGTAATACCAGTGTGACTAGTGTAAATACCAGTGCTTCAATTACAGCAGCCTCTTATATTAAAACAGGTGGTACATCTTCACAATTTTTAAAAGGAGACGGAAGTGTAGATAGTAATACCTATTTGACAAGTGCAAGTGCAGCAAGTACTTATTTACCATTGGCAGGCGGAACATTAACCGGAGGTTTAACTGGAACGACAGTGACTACTAGTGGGAATGTAACATCATCCGGAACTGTAAGTGGTGCAAGTGGTTCGTTTGGAAGACTTATTTTGAATACAGCAACACAATCTTCAGCTTCTGTAAGTAATTATGATGTTTCCGGTATTGGAGTCTTATTTATTGTGCCTAACAATAGTTGGGAAAATATAGCAGGCTTTTCAGGTGGGGTTTTAGGTCAGGTTATTCAAATTATAAATGCAAATAATGATGCAATAAGTTGCTGTACCGGAGTGGTTTTTCAAAATGACAATGCAGGCGGAACTCAAAAAATTAAATGTTCATCTGATATGCCATTAGGAAGTAACCAAGGTGTAACCCTTATTTTTGATGGAACATATTGGAGAGTTATGATACCACCAAACTAA
- a CDS encoding T9SS type A sorting domain-containing protein, producing MKYLFLIFTITLQGQVLHHQMISSQGLSKKMSDGTIVRQTIGQQSLTGTSNKNYIVMQGFQQNARGSIIPVSLDDIKTIAYPNPFVGAIHFKFSKPITESIEVNVFDMLGHTILRQNKNLENNILTIDLPNIAEGEYFIKLISKNYSYTGKLLKTK from the coding sequence ATGAAATATTTATTTTTAATTTTCACTATTACTTTACAAGGACAGGTTTTACATCATCAAATGATTTCTTCTCAAGGACTGTCCAAAAAAATGTCAGACGGTACAATAGTTAGGCAAACTATCGGTCAACAAAGTTTGACAGGTACTTCTAATAAAAATTATATTGTCATGCAGGGATTCCAGCAGAATGCTCGGGGCAGTATTATTCCTGTTTCTTTGGATGATATTAAAACCATTGCCTATCCAAATCCATTTGTTGGAGCGATCCATTTTAAATTTTCAAAGCCAATTACCGAAAGCATAGAAGTTAATGTTTTTGATATGCTTGGTCATACTATTCTCAGGCAGAATAAAAATCTGGAAAACAATATTTTGACAATTGATCTGCCAAATATTGCCGAAGGTGAATATTTTATAAAACTGATATCTAAAAATTATAGTTATACAGGTAAACTATTAAAAACCAAATAA
- the ccsA gene encoding cytochrome c biogenesis protein CcsA, producing the protein MDKKLFSVLFSTRLMALLFLTFAIAMGTGTFIESKYNTDTARILVYNTWWFEAIMGFFMINFIGNIKRYHLLRKEKWATLLLHLAFIFIIAGAFITRYISYEGMMPIREGAAENQFYSDKTFLTLFVDGEYKGEMKRRVFEKAVLLSPVTDNDFTMKGDFADTKFEVKFDNFIMGAKEYVKPDPKGNLYFKLVEAGDGGREEHFLKSGEVQNIHNVLFALNKFTEGAININTTGSSYTIQMPFEGNFMRMADKMQGKVVKDIVQPLMMRSLYSIGDIRFVFPEPAVTGVIDYETKNDFKEKNHEDALTVKVIANGKEEKVTLLGSKGKTGDSKTVKIGGLEYSLFYGSKAYVLPFKIKLNDFIAQKYPGTEKSYSSFESQVTVQDSVKPFDARIYMNNVLDYEGYRFFQSSFDPDEKGTVLSVNHDYWGTTITYIGYFMLFLSMIAILFTKHSRFADLKRKLDVVKNKKAKLMTILVLLFSLSGFAQEHEGHNHAAGETEHSHDESTGHVRVKPTEKQLDSLLPLFTVNEKHAAKFGRLIIQDAGGRMKPINTFSSELLRKVSHSDSYKGMNSDQVFLSMTQSAQLWIEIPIIYIKPENDSIRKIIGIDAKQKFAPFIAFFDEKGNYKLSPYLDAAYKAGNPNNFEKDFIETDKKVNLMESALSGSILRIFPIPNDPGNKWISYLELEHAGMKGMDSTYTKSILPLYFGTLGHAIESKNYKTADDLLESINGFQKKFGSRVRPSEKKIDLEIAYNKYDLLQKLPFAYLFAAILMLLFTIIKIFKETKVLNVLVNSMHILIAVFFFLHTITLGARWYISGHAPWSNAYEAIVYVAWATMFFGLVFDIKSKLTVASAAFVTAMILAAAYANWIDPEIANLQPVLNSYWLMIHVAVIVASYGPFALGMILGFVSLVLIFFTNEKNKAKMDLNIKEISYINEMSLTVGLIMLTIGNFLGGQWANESWGRYWGWDPKETWALISIMVYAFVIHARFVPSLRGKWIFNLMSMFAFISILFTYYGVNFHLVGLHSYASGEAHSLSWIWYSFGTISLIGALTYPKYKKFYKK; encoded by the coding sequence ATGGATAAAAAATTATTCTCTGTTCTGTTTTCAACTCGATTAATGGCTTTGTTATTCCTGACTTTTGCAATTGCAATGGGTACTGGGACTTTTATAGAAAGCAAATACAATACCGATACTGCTCGAATTTTAGTGTATAATACCTGGTGGTTTGAAGCCATTATGGGATTCTTTATGATCAATTTCATAGGGAATATCAAGCGTTACCATTTGCTTAGAAAAGAAAAATGGGCAACCTTATTACTGCATTTGGCTTTTATATTTATCATAGCGGGTGCATTTATCACTCGTTACATTAGCTATGAAGGAATGATGCCAATACGTGAAGGAGCTGCCGAAAATCAATTCTATTCGGATAAAACCTTTCTGACTCTTTTTGTAGATGGAGAATATAAAGGCGAAATGAAACGTAGAGTTTTTGAAAAAGCCGTTTTATTATCACCAGTTACAGATAATGATTTTACTATGAAAGGCGATTTTGCCGATACTAAGTTTGAAGTAAAATTCGATAATTTTATAATGGGTGCCAAAGAATACGTTAAACCCGATCCAAAAGGGAATTTGTATTTTAAATTGGTTGAAGCCGGAGATGGTGGTCGTGAAGAGCATTTCTTGAAATCAGGAGAAGTTCAGAATATCCATAACGTACTTTTTGCCTTGAATAAATTTACTGAAGGGGCAATCAATATTAATACCACCGGAAGTAGTTATACCATTCAAATGCCTTTTGAAGGGAATTTTATGCGAATGGCTGATAAAATGCAAGGAAAAGTGGTAAAAGATATTGTACAACCTTTGATGATGCGTTCTTTGTACAGTATTGGTGACATCAGATTTGTTTTTCCAGAGCCTGCAGTTACTGGGGTGATTGATTATGAAACTAAAAATGATTTTAAAGAGAAAAATCATGAAGATGCTTTGACTGTTAAAGTAATAGCAAATGGAAAAGAAGAAAAAGTTACTTTATTAGGATCTAAAGGAAAAACAGGGGATTCTAAAACCGTTAAAATAGGAGGGTTAGAGTATTCTCTTTTCTACGGAAGTAAAGCTTATGTTTTGCCTTTCAAAATAAAACTAAATGATTTTATTGCTCAAAAATATCCAGGAACCGAGAAAAGTTACTCTTCTTTTGAAAGTCAGGTAACAGTTCAAGATTCTGTAAAACCATTTGATGCCAGAATTTATATGAATAATGTTTTGGATTATGAAGGTTATCGTTTCTTTCAATCTTCATTTGACCCAGATGAAAAAGGAACTGTTTTGTCTGTAAACCATGATTACTGGGGAACTACCATTACTTATATTGGGTATTTTATGCTGTTTCTTTCCATGATTGCTATTCTGTTTACCAAGCATTCCCGTTTTGCCGATTTAAAAAGAAAATTAGACGTTGTGAAAAATAAGAAAGCAAAGCTAATGACGATTTTGGTATTGTTATTTAGTTTAAGTGGTTTTGCACAAGAACATGAAGGACATAACCATGCAGCTGGCGAAACTGAACATTCGCATGATGAAAGTACCGGTCATGTAAGAGTTAAACCTACAGAAAAGCAATTAGATTCTCTATTGCCACTCTTTACAGTAAATGAAAAACATGCAGCAAAATTTGGTAGATTAATAATCCAGGACGCTGGAGGTAGAATGAAACCAATCAATACATTCTCTTCTGAATTATTGAGAAAAGTAAGTCATTCTGATTCATACAAAGGGATGAACTCTGACCAAGTGTTTTTGTCCATGACGCAAAGCGCTCAATTGTGGATAGAAATTCCGATAATTTATATTAAACCGGAAAACGATAGTATCCGTAAAATTATTGGGATAGATGCTAAACAAAAATTTGCTCCGTTTATTGCTTTCTTTGACGAGAAAGGAAATTATAAATTATCACCTTATCTGGATGCTGCTTATAAAGCGGGTAATCCAAACAATTTTGAAAAAGATTTTATAGAGACAGACAAGAAAGTAAACTTGATGGAATCTGCCTTGAGTGGTAGTATATTAAGAATCTTCCCTATACCTAATGATCCCGGAAATAAATGGATTTCGTATCTTGAATTAGAGCATGCCGGAATGAAAGGTATGGATTCTACTTATACAAAAAGTATCTTACCCCTTTATTTTGGTACACTAGGACATGCTATTGAGTCTAAGAATTACAAAACAGCCGATGATTTATTGGAGAGCATTAATGGTTTTCAGAAAAAATTTGGTAGTAGAGTAAGACCGTCTGAAAAGAAAATTGATTTAGAAATAGCCTATAACAAATACGACTTGCTACAAAAGTTGCCTTTTGCCTATTTATTTGCAGCAATTTTGATGTTATTGTTTACCATTATAAAAATCTTTAAAGAGACTAAAGTTTTGAATGTTTTAGTCAATTCGATGCATATTTTGATTGCGGTATTCTTCTTTCTGCATACCATTACATTAGGAGCGCGTTGGTATATTTCGGGACATGCACCTTGGAGTAATGCGTATGAGGCCATTGTATATGTGGCTTGGGCGACTATGTTCTTTGGATTGGTATTTGATATCAAATCAAAATTAACTGTGGCTTCGGCAGCATTTGTAACAGCAATGATACTTGCTGCAGCTTACGCTAACTGGATCGATCCGGAAATTGCAAACTTACAGCCTGTTCTTAATTCGTATTGGTTAATGATTCACGTGGCGGTAATTGTGGCAAGTTATGGACCATTCGCCCTGGGTATGATCTTAGGATTTGTATCACTTGTTTTAATCTTTTTTACCAATGAAAAGAATAAAGCAAAGATGGATTTAAACATTAAAGAAATCAGTTACATCAATGAAATGTCATTAACAGTTGGTCTGATTATGTTAACTATAGGGAATTTCCTTGGAGGACAATGGGCTAACGAAAGTTGGGGACGTTATTGGGGATGGGATCCAAAAGAAACATGGGCTTTAATCAGTATTATGGTATATGCATTTGTGATTCATGCTCGATTTGTTCCTTCATTAAGAGGGAAGTGGATTTTTAATTTAATGAGTATGTTTGCCTTTATATCTATTTTATTTACCTATTACGGAGTAAACTTCCATTTAGTAGGATTGCATTCATATGCTAGTGGAGAGGCACATTCTTTGAGCTGGATATGGTATTCATTTGGAACCATTTCTCTAATTGGAGCTTTGACTTATCCAAAATACAAAAAATTTTATAAGAAATAA